Genomic segment of Caproiciproducens sp. NJN-50:
CCCTGAGGAGATCATAGATGATCTCGCAGGTCGCCGCCGCCTTCGGGTCCACGCAGGTCTCGGCGGCGTACCCCGTGTTGGACGGGTGGTGGTCGATGCAGAGCTCCACCCTGCCGCCCCACTGTGATTTCAGCGGCTCGCCGAGCAGGTCTTCGTCCGCGATGTCCACCGCGGCGACAAGGTCCGGTTCAAAATCGTCGTCCGGCAGATCCCGGAACAGGAAGTCGTATTTCGGCCCGATTTCGTCGGAGCAGCGGATCGCCGCGCGCTTCCCCATCCGCCGCAGACCGCGGCACAGCGCCGCGGCGCTGCCGAGCGTGTCCCCGTCCGGGAACTGATGGCTCAGGATCAGCACCCGCCCGGCTCTTCGCAGACGTTCGGCCGCTTCCTTAATCCCTATCATTCCGCTCCTCCTTCAAATCGTTGAGAATCCTGGAAATGTTCGCGCTGTATTCGATCGAATCCGTGGGCTTGAAGATCAGTTCAGGGACCTTCCGCAGGGACAGGCGGCTTCCCAGCTCGTGCCGGATGAAGCCGGAAGCGGATTTCAGGCCTGCCGCGGCCTCTTTCGCACGGTCCATTCCCTCCATCGCGCTGATATACACCGTTCCGTAGGACAGATCGCTCGTCACGTCGACGCGGACGATGCTGATCAGCCCCCGGACCCGCGGGTCTTTCATCTCGCGGAGAATCGCCGTCAGCTCGCGCTTGATATCCTCCGTCACACGTCCCAGTTTATGTCCGGCCATAAAAAATCCCCTCCTAATCAGGATGATGCGCCCACTGCGGACGCGCAGCGTCTTTCGCGCCTTCGGCGGACCTCCGGTCGGGACGCGCCTACGGCGTCCATGACTTTAGTCTTCCCGGAGTATTCCCCCGTACTCCTCCGTTAAGCTCAACAGTCGGGTAGCCCCGCGCTTGTGGCGGACGCACACGTCTTTTCACAGCGTCCTTTCGCGCCTACGGCGTTCTCCACTTTCGCTTTCCGGAAGCATTTTCGTACTCTCCCGCCAAACAAAGCGGACGGGTTTTCACCGTTCCAAACGGCGGGGCGTGCGTGCAGGCTCAGCTTGCTACTCCTTGTATTCTTCCATTTCGAAGGCTTCGAGGATGTCGCCTTCCTTGATATCGTTGTATTTCTCCAGTCCGATGCCGCAGTCATAGCCTTCCGCGACTTCCTTCGCGTCGTCCTTGAACCGCTTGAGGGACGCGATTTTGTCCTCCGCGAGGACGATGCCGTCGCGCACGATGCGGATCTGCGCGGTGCGCGTGATCTTGCCGTTCGTGACGTGGCAGCCGCCGATGGTTCCGACGCTGCTGATGCGGTAGACCTGGCGGATCTCCGCCTTGCCGAGCTGGGCTTCGCGGAACTTCGGGGCAAGCATGCCCTTCAGGGCGTCGCCGATCTCGTTGATGCAGTCGTAAATGACGCGGTAAAGCCTCAGGTCGACGCCGTCGCGCTTCGCGTTCTCCTCCGCGACCGGGTCGGGGCGCACGTTGAAGCCCACGATGATCGCGTTGGAGGCCGAGGCCAGCATGACGTCAGATTCGTTGATCGCGCCGACGCCGCTGTGGATCACGTTGACGCGGACCTCTTCGTTCGTCAGCTTCTCAAGCGACTGGCAGACCGCCTCGACGGAACCCTGAACGTCCGCCTTGACGATCAGGTGCAGCTCCTTCATGTCTCCCTGCTGCATCTGGTCGAACAGGTTGTCGAGCGTGACCTTGGTCCGCGCGTTGAATTTTTCTTCCTTCTGCTCGTTCCGGCGCTGGTCGACCAGCTCGCGCGCAAGGCGCTCATCCGAAACGGCATTGAAGATGTCGCCGCCCGTCGGCACGTCGTCCAGGCCGGTGATCTCCACCGGAACGCTCGGCCCGGCGGACTCGATCGTCCTGCCGTTCTCATCGGCCATGGCGCGCACGCGGCCGACCGTGGTGCCGGCAACGACGATGTCGCCCTGGCGCAGGGTGCCGTTCTGAACCAGAACGGTCGCGACCGGCCCGCGGCCCTTGTCGAGCCGCGCCTCGACGACCGTGCCCTTTGCGGCGCGGTCCGGGTTCGCCTTGAGCTCCTTCATGTCCGCGACCAGCAGGATCATCTCAAGCAGCTCGTGAATTCCGGTCTTCTGCACCGCGGAAACCTGTACGCACGGGACGTCCCCGCCCCATTCCTCCGGCACCAGGCCGTATTTCGTCAGGCCTTCCATGACCATCTGGGGATTCGCGCCGGGTTTATCCATCTTGTTGATCGCGACGATGATGGAAACCTTTGCGGCCTTCGCGTGGTTGATCGCCTCCACCGTCTGCGGCATGATGCCGTCGTCGGCCGCGACGACCAGGACCGCGATATCCGTCACCTGCGCGCCGCGCGCGCGCATGGTGGTGAAGGCCTCATGGCCCGGGGTGTCCAGGAACGTGACGTCGCGCCCTCCGACCTTGACCTGGTAGGCGCCGATATGCTGCGTGATGCCGCCCGCTTCCGTCGAGGTGACGCTGGTGTGGCGGATCGCGTCGAGCAGGCTGGTCTTGCCGTGGTCGACGTGGCCCATCACGACCACGACCGGCGCGCGCTGCACCAGATTGTCGTCCTTGTCCTCGCTGTCGTCGATGATCCTCTCCTCGATGGTCACAACGACTTCCTTCTGCACCTTGGCGTGGAACTCCATCGCCGCGAGCGAAGCGGTGTCGAAGTCGATCACGTCG
This window contains:
- the infB gene encoding translation initiation factor IF-2 encodes the protein MMIKYRVHEVAKDLDVPNKDVIDALQKYTGETKKHMTALTEDELDVVFESFTQKNNTNSLDAYFAEASKRKPVVVEPERPDVAVRTQPAPTAAKPASPAPAHRPVPAASSSSAPRRSDGKRPENGGRPQPPDNRQRQGQRPAQQQQQQRGNFHQRPAQQQASGGNRNVQKDHKAQPQRRAPQNSIRLEGGGNGNNSIQRPAGRIVDTHASHVELDKYNEKYDRLASEKVKPNDNTVKKQKLTQRSSQYRGRPRGARRETESERLRRIALERKTKPITVQIPEQITVGELATRLKATVAEVIKKLMGMGVFAAVNDVIDFDTASLAAMEFHAKVQKEVVVTIEERIIDDSEDKDDNLVQRAPVVVVMGHVDHGKTSLLDAIRHTSVTSTEAGGITQHIGAYQVKVGGRDVTFLDTPGHEAFTTMRARGAQVTDIAVLVVAADDGIMPQTVEAINHAKAAKVSIIVAINKMDKPGANPQMVMEGLTKYGLVPEEWGGDVPCVQVSAVQKTGIHELLEMILLVADMKELKANPDRAAKGTVVEARLDKGRGPVATVLVQNGTLRQGDIVVAGTTVGRVRAMADENGRTIESAGPSVPVEITGLDDVPTGGDIFNAVSDERLARELVDQRRNEQKEEKFNARTKVTLDNLFDQMQQGDMKELHLIVKADVQGSVEAVCQSLEKLTNEEVRVNVIHSGVGAINESDVMLASASNAIIVGFNVRPDPVAEENAKRDGVDLRLYRVIYDCINEIGDALKGMLAPKFREAQLGKAEIRQVYRISSVGTIGGCHVTNGKITRTAQIRIVRDGIVLAEDKIASLKRFKDDAKEVAEGYDCGIGLEKYNDIKEGDILEAFEMEEYKE
- the rbfA gene encoding 30S ribosome-binding factor RbfA, with the translated sequence MAGHKLGRVTEDIKRELTAILREMKDPRVRGLISIVRVDVTSDLSYGTVYISAMEGMDRAKEAAAGLKSASGFIRHELGSRLSLRKVPELIFKPTDSIEYSANISRILNDLKEERNDRD